One window from the genome of Salvia splendens isolate huo1 chromosome 9, SspV2, whole genome shotgun sequence encodes:
- the LOC121746599 gene encoding nucleotide-sugar uncharacterized transporter 1-like — translation MLGFLLRKDVRKILKRKDSDAGEKGRALEELRASMFSRFRSVSGSKRQQQSLWAPTIALTFNFLVSVSIILMNKLVLVNTGFNYPIFLTFIHYVCSWLIMAILKALSILSLSPPSKSVKYSTLMSLGIVMSLSTGLANVSLKYNSVGFYQMAKIAVTPAIVLAEFILFRKRISRKKVLALTIVSVGVAVATVTDLQFHFFGACIALAWIVPSAVNKILWSNLQQQDNWNALALMWKTTPITLFFLVMLMPSLDPPGVLSFNWNRYNCATIGGSAILGFLLQWSGALALGATSATTHAVLGQFKTCVILLGGFVLFGSNPGSTSICGAATALIGMSLYTYLNLKSRQQSTLPLSKSKLSKESSDIHHELVENSNLQLVEQRP, via the exons ATGTTGGGATTTTTGCTCAGGAAAGATGTCAGGAAGATTCTCAAGCGCAAGGATAGTGACGCCGGTGAAAAAG GTAGAGCACTGGAGGAATTACGAGCATCTATGTTTAGCAGATTCCGGTCAGTCAGTGGGTCCAAGCGGCAACAGCAATCTCTATGGGCGCCCACTATTGCCCTGACATTCAATTTTTTGGTTTCTGTTAGTATTATCTTGATGAACAAACTG GTACTCGTCAACACTGGGTTTAATTATCCTATATTCTTGACTTTTATTCACTATGTCTGTAGTTGGTTGATAATGGCAATTCTAAAAGCTCTTTCGATTCTCTCACTATCCCCTCCTTCAAAGTCAGTAAAATATTCTACTTTGATGTCTCTTGGTATAGTTATGTCGTTATCCACTGGTCTTGCAAATGTTAGCTTGAAATATAACAG TGTTGGATTTTATCAGATGGCTAAGATTGCAGTGACGCCGGCTATTGTTCTGGCTGAGTTTATCTTGTTCAGGAAAAGAATTTCTAGGAAAAAG gTTCTTGCACTTACTATAGTATCAGTTGGTGTTGCTGTAGCTACGGTAACCGATCTTCAGTTTCATTTTTTCGGTGCTTGCATAGCCTTAGCATGGATTGTACCAAGTgcagtaaataaaatattatggtCTAATCTTCAACAACAAGATAACTGGAACGCCCTGGC GCTAATGTGGAAGACAACGCCTATTACTTTGTTCTTCCTGGTGATGTTAATGCCGTCACTTGACCCTCCAGGTGTGCTGTCGTTCAATTGGAACCGCTATAACTGTGCCACCATTGGTGGTTCTGCTATTCTTGGTTTCTTGCTTCAGTGGTCCGGTGCTCTAGCTCTTGG GGCGACTTCTGCAACCACGCATGCGGTTCTTGGGCAGTTCAAGACGTGTGTGATTCTATTGGGCGGCTTTGTTCTCTTTGGTTCTAATCCTGGATCGACGAGCATCTGTGGAGCCGCAACTGCTCTCATTGGCATGTCCTTGTACACGTATCTCAACTTGAAGTCGCGACAGCAATCCACATTGCCATTGTCAAAATCTAAGCTAAGCAAAGAGAGCAGTGACATCCATCATGAATTGGTGGAGAACTCTAATCTGCAGCTGGTAGAGCAGAGACCATAA